Proteins from one Planctomyces sp. SH-PL62 genomic window:
- a CDS encoding serine/threonine-protein kinase: MSLAVPDDQDQGQDGLDRVSREILRFERLVMERPDVILRQYWRERSPHMGLDGDERIVCLSGLIKADLRRRFERGETVPVATYLDDFPQLRDTDSRVVSLVYEEFCLREERGDSLDVESFCDRYPEWKDSLVSQLGYHRLLSQVAGMAAPKPKFPVVGESFEEFALLEQIGRGGYSRVFLASDRSLGGKRVVLKVSTDRGQEAETQGALDHPHIVPVNSVVYQPDRSLRGLSMPHRPGLPLDEVIRRIRRPGGQPSSARSLWEAVVEGVREGAESSAITDELAASLRAGPTSDGWRGFPIKGTFARGVAWIGLVVARALAYAHDRQTYHRDVKPGNVLLTIQHGPQLLDFNLAQSPHAPSEAHSAIQGGTLPYMAPEQIEAFLNPERWDGVGASADIYSLGLMLRELLTGQALDVPDSKLPAPRALRDLLDRRLCLSADLRRHNHQVPYALEAIVRKCLHHDPDQRYASGKQLADDLEHFLHHRPAVHAANPSRLERSREWITRHRLLVGVNVFYLTVLAVLSPLLIEKASYLLLPDIEQRPEFIAAVMAVDFGQDDRAIDILKRLIEEHPRSSLARIYLSIACSRILTLPKDLSQLHYVEAMKLPDAELEVSRWAEHHPSLIKHLIQLGSINLENASVSMSQLAQPDQDPAFVRIIAIADHALSNARELDKTSIEALHGLATVAEFRKDYEVAIERLTRLLKETANATDLEDPSSLMSWRVQRARAATLLASQLARSQEPTDATRALALVDAALDDLKLEGRTTPDFLLPLSHAYRTQALLTRGELYCQRGEVQLCQAAYRDAKPAMDLWFRVIRARGDRVAPDLEDRYRKRLRSLQDCGGLAQASSSPP, from the coding sequence ATGAGCCTCGCCGTGCCGGACGACCAGGATCAGGGCCAGGACGGACTCGATCGGGTGAGCCGTGAGATCCTGCGCTTCGAGCGCCTCGTCATGGAACGTCCGGACGTCATCCTCCGCCAGTACTGGCGTGAGCGGTCTCCCCACATGGGCCTCGACGGCGACGAGCGGATCGTCTGCCTGAGCGGACTCATCAAGGCGGACCTCAGGCGACGGTTCGAACGCGGCGAGACCGTCCCCGTCGCGACTTATCTCGACGACTTCCCCCAGCTCCGCGACACCGACAGCCGCGTCGTCAGCCTCGTCTACGAGGAGTTCTGCCTCCGTGAGGAGCGCGGCGATTCGCTCGACGTCGAATCGTTCTGCGATCGCTATCCCGAATGGAAGGATTCGCTGGTCTCCCAGCTCGGCTATCACCGGCTGCTGAGCCAGGTCGCGGGGATGGCCGCCCCCAAGCCCAAATTCCCGGTCGTCGGCGAAAGCTTCGAGGAATTCGCGCTCCTGGAGCAGATCGGTCGAGGGGGGTATTCGCGAGTCTTCCTCGCCAGCGACCGGTCGCTCGGGGGCAAGCGCGTCGTCCTCAAGGTCTCGACCGACCGCGGACAGGAGGCGGAGACGCAAGGGGCGCTGGACCACCCCCACATCGTCCCGGTCAACTCGGTCGTCTATCAGCCCGATCGGAGCCTTCGCGGCCTGTCGATGCCGCATCGTCCGGGCCTGCCGCTCGACGAGGTGATCCGTCGCATCCGGCGCCCGGGCGGGCAGCCTTCCTCGGCGCGATCGCTCTGGGAGGCCGTGGTCGAGGGGGTCCGGGAAGGTGCGGAGAGCAGCGCCATCACCGACGAGCTGGCGGCCTCGCTCCGGGCCGGCCCCACGAGCGACGGTTGGCGCGGATTCCCCATCAAGGGGACGTTCGCCCGGGGGGTGGCCTGGATCGGCCTGGTGGTCGCTCGGGCCCTCGCCTACGCCCACGACCGCCAAACCTACCATCGCGACGTCAAGCCGGGGAACGTGCTGCTGACCATCCAGCACGGCCCCCAACTCCTGGACTTCAACCTCGCCCAGTCCCCCCACGCCCCGAGCGAGGCGCACTCGGCGATCCAGGGGGGCACCCTCCCCTACATGGCCCCGGAGCAGATCGAGGCCTTCCTGAATCCAGAGCGCTGGGACGGCGTCGGAGCCTCGGCGGACATCTACTCGCTCGGCCTGATGCTCCGCGAGTTGCTCACGGGGCAAGCCCTCGACGTGCCGGATTCGAAGCTCCCGGCCCCCCGGGCCCTGCGCGACCTGCTCGATCGTCGGCTCTGCCTCTCGGCGGACCTGCGGCGCCATAATCACCAGGTCCCCTACGCCCTGGAAGCCATCGTCCGCAAGTGCCTGCACCACGACCCCGACCAGCGATACGCCAGCGGGAAACAACTGGCCGACGACCTGGAACATTTCCTTCATCATCGTCCCGCGGTCCACGCCGCCAATCCCTCCCGGCTGGAGCGCTCGCGGGAGTGGATCACGCGGCACCGCCTCCTCGTCGGGGTTAACGTCTTCTACCTGACCGTGCTCGCGGTCCTCTCCCCGCTCCTCATCGAGAAGGCCTCCTACCTTCTGCTCCCCGATATCGAACAGCGGCCCGAGTTCATCGCGGCGGTCATGGCCGTCGACTTCGGCCAGGACGACCGGGCGATCGATATCTTGAAGAGGTTGATCGAGGAGCACCCCCGCTCATCCCTGGCGCGCATCTATTTGAGCATCGCGTGCTCTCGGATCCTCACCCTCCCCAAAGACCTCTCCCAGCTCCATTATGTTGAGGCGATGAAGCTCCCGGATGCGGAGCTGGAGGTGAGCCGATGGGCGGAGCATCATCCCAGCCTCATCAAGCATCTCATCCAGCTCGGGTCGATCAACCTGGAGAACGCCAGCGTCTCGATGAGCCAGCTAGCCCAGCCCGATCAGGACCCCGCGTTCGTTCGAATCATCGCGATCGCCGATCACGCCCTATCCAACGCTCGGGAGCTCGACAAGACGTCCATCGAGGCCCTCCACGGCCTCGCGACGGTCGCCGAGTTCCGGAAAGATTACGAAGTCGCCATCGAACGACTCACGCGACTCCTCAAGGAGACGGCGAACGCGACCGATCTCGAAGATCCGTCGAGCCTGATGTCATGGCGGGTGCAAAGGGCGCGTGCCGCCACATTACTCGCCAGTCAGCTGGCCCGATCCCAGGAGCCCACGGACGCGACGCGCGCCCTCGCCCTCGTCGACGCGGCCCTCGACGACCTCAAACTCGAAGGTCGAACGACGCCCGATTTCCTGCTGCCCCTCTCCCACGCCTACCGCACACAGGCTCTCCTCACGCGCGGCGAGTTGTACTGCCAGCGCGGCGAGGTCCAGCTTTGCCAGGCCGCGTACCGGGATGCGAAGCCGGCGATGGACCTGTGGTTCCGAGTCATCAGGGCACGGGGAGACCGAGTCGCCCCCGATCTCGAGGACAGGTACCGGAAGCGGCTCCGCTCGCTGCAAGACTGCGGCGGCCTCGCCCAGGCGTCGTCCTCTCCGCCGTGA
- a CDS encoding RNA polymerase sigma factor: MTALSNRGIDDELTRVLKDAQEGDQLAWERLFREYYPKVRRVVRRKLDRSMRSLYDSTDFASDVMKSLAANLSRLDFASSEHLVAFLAQVAEQKVIDEHRRRHTLKRDVTRERRLDAIVSESAPVQIASHGPTASQIAQANEAAAFLLDRGSATERTIVQLRQEGHDNSAIAGRTGWNVRKVQRFLQNLQQSFQGERR, from the coding sequence ATGACAGCGTTGTCGAATCGCGGGATCGACGACGAACTCACTCGGGTTCTCAAAGACGCTCAAGAAGGCGATCAACTGGCATGGGAGCGGCTCTTCCGAGAGTACTATCCCAAGGTGCGTCGCGTCGTGCGTCGCAAGCTGGATCGCTCCATGCGCTCGCTCTACGATTCGACCGACTTCGCGAGCGACGTCATGAAGAGCCTGGCGGCGAACCTGAGTCGGCTTGATTTCGCGTCGTCCGAGCATCTGGTTGCGTTTCTGGCGCAGGTCGCCGAGCAGAAGGTGATCGACGAGCATCGCCGGCGTCACACCTTGAAACGCGACGTGACGAGGGAGCGTCGCCTGGACGCGATCGTCTCGGAGTCGGCGCCGGTCCAGATCGCCTCCCACGGGCCGACCGCGAGCCAGATCGCGCAGGCCAACGAGGCCGCGGCGTTCCTGCTCGACCGCGGGAGCGCGACCGAAAGGACGATCGTCCAACTCCGTCAGGAGGGGCACGACAACAGCGCCATCGCCGGCCGGACCGGCTGGAACGTCCGCAAGGTCCAGCGCTTCCTGCAGAATCTCCAGCAATCGTTCCAGGGCGAGAGGCGATGA
- a CDS encoding transcriptional regulator yields MSEHDLESDWGGIKQNLSQRVREIRREFYGENGGPMLAADLEIPFRSWVRYESGASMPAPVLLRFLELTGANPNWLLTGQGPKYRSS; encoded by the coding sequence ATGAGCGAGCACGACCTGGAATCCGATTGGGGGGGGATCAAGCAGAACCTCTCTCAGAGAGTGCGCGAAATCCGCCGGGAATTCTACGGGGAGAATGGCGGGCCCATGCTGGCCGCGGACCTTGAGATCCCCTTTCGCTCGTGGGTCCGGTATGAATCGGGGGCGAGCATGCCCGCTCCGGTGCTGCTCCGCTTCCTCGAACTGACGGGGGCCAATCCGAACTGGCTGCTCACGGGACAGGGCCCGAAATACCGGTCGTCGTGA
- a CDS encoding CRTAC1 family protein has translation MTRLRAAIALATFHATAFFAVAQDFRFEDVAARSGVVFQFDSGSRGRHDLPEIMGGGVALFDADGDGLLDLYLCNGGPIAADPPAEDPPSRLFLNRGGGRFVDWTEAAGAPGPSYAMGAAAGDFDADGRVDLLQTNGHVLDRDRLGIPFAMPPILLKGRDGGFQDVSARAGPWFARLALGRSLAVGDVDGDGRLDVAATALDAPFALLLNRSAGPPLVSVDLVDRRGLPAVGARARARIRGREIVQDLVAGGSYLSSSPPRLAFGLGDAAQIDELEVAWPWGGVESWRGLRPGKPARLIEGDSPTVPLTTTGISGPVP, from the coding sequence ATGACTCGGCTCCGCGCGGCGATCGCGCTGGCGACGTTCCACGCGACCGCGTTCTTCGCCGTCGCCCAGGACTTCCGATTCGAGGACGTCGCGGCCCGATCGGGGGTGGTCTTCCAGTTCGACAGCGGATCGCGAGGCCGACACGACCTCCCCGAGATCATGGGGGGCGGAGTCGCCCTCTTCGACGCCGACGGCGACGGCCTGCTCGACCTCTACCTCTGCAACGGCGGCCCCATCGCGGCGGACCCGCCCGCCGAGGATCCGCCGTCGCGACTCTTCCTGAATCGAGGCGGGGGACGGTTCGTGGACTGGACCGAAGCCGCCGGAGCGCCGGGACCGAGCTACGCGATGGGTGCCGCGGCGGGCGACTTCGACGCCGATGGCCGCGTCGACCTTTTGCAGACCAACGGTCACGTCCTCGACCGCGACCGGCTGGGAATCCCGTTCGCCATGCCCCCGATCCTCCTCAAGGGTCGTGACGGCGGCTTCCAGGACGTTTCCGCCCGCGCCGGCCCCTGGTTCGCGCGGCTCGCCCTGGGGCGCAGCCTGGCCGTGGGGGACGTCGACGGCGACGGCCGGCTCGACGTCGCCGCGACGGCCCTCGACGCCCCGTTCGCCCTGCTCCTCAATCGCTCCGCCGGCCCCCCCCTCGTGAGCGTGGACCTCGTCGACCGTCGCGGCCTCCCCGCCGTCGGTGCCCGCGCACGGGCGCGCATCCGAGGCCGCGAGATCGTCCAGGACCTCGTCGCCGGGGGGAGCTATCTGTCGAGTTCGCCCCCCCGACTCGCCTTCGGCCTCGGCGATGCGGCCCAGATCGACGAGCTCGAGGTGGCCTGGCCCTGGGGAGGCGTCGAAAGTTGGCGAGGACTGCGACCCGGCAAGCCGGCCCGGCTCATCGAAGGGGACTCGCCGACCGTCCCCCTCACGACGACCGGTATTTCGGGCCCTGTCCCGTGA
- a CDS encoding WD40 repeat domain-containing serine/threonine protein kinase — translation MGVVYKARQLSPGRIVAVKMILAGDHANARERARLRTEAEAAAKFTHPNIVQVIEADYHQGLPFLVMEYVDGGNLARMLRSMPQPIRWSARLIETLARAIHAAHQSDIVHRDLNPSNILMTQDGVPKIGDFGLAKFLMNDEGHSQSGRLLGTPSYMAPEQLADGGKGVGRHTDVYALGAVLYEMLTGSPPFRGLSPMETLCQVAEGEIVPPSRLRHGLPEDLETICLTCLERSPASRYADAKALADDLRRFQNRQPIHARRTPATRRAIQWAAREPVAAGLLALSFVLTLALLFVAGFYSSRISLINNELVQKDHQLDGRDYIHQVVKGLADSGSEIALRKQYDHELRRIHEHIRNDQPELAIEAFDLLRRSRPHQPGFEWRYIDRLVHRSMKVLQGETVHRAPVARIALGREGRTLISGDEEGRILEWDVDGRSSRPYPSISGRMPVRGLATAGDVQGRPAVVASLHVDEDEAVVSLWDPQGPHDSWTFREPIRDVAEIGFARGGSLLAIRCRLGDSPTWRMLLYSQSGTDWLKESALESTDARCAAFSPRGDAMAVGLGDGSVLVRGRSDQEDLVLLPPEPARPTTLIFSEDGNQLAGGWDDGRVVVWDVRSGEPTRLLDRLEGVPSRLGFCLGGRRLLVLEGTRKLALHALQGPPSRQVLLASNSVPTQLIVSPQGDAVVAGYESEGVRIWDLNEPSAPSQPLSALQTPNCLLFSPSGRSVYMSFDQESIFVWSKPTAPHPRIALAGHAKEAWSLAFTPDGAILASGADDRQIKLWDVASGTELAAIEAHSQTVTGLAFSPDGRELASVSLDGSWKTWQLVREGPEPLRARLEPVRILREPGLSQLRCVAYSPEGDLIAASGLEPDILVHNASAPSATRIIPGAHAEMITALTFSRGRPSQLASASCDNWIRVWDPRSGERADAKRGNGVLLAVAYSPFNPSYPALLAASGDRRRISVWDVNTWEVGDPVRGHPASIRSLAFSDDGATLATGCDDGAVRLCDMITRQVVLTLEGHHDRINAVAFSKDDGTLATCSHTGEVFLWKAGPPSP, via the coding sequence ATGGGCGTCGTCTACAAGGCCCGCCAGCTCAGCCCCGGGCGGATCGTCGCCGTCAAGATGATTTTGGCGGGAGATCACGCCAACGCCCGCGAACGCGCCCGGCTGCGCACCGAGGCCGAGGCCGCCGCCAAGTTCACCCACCCCAACATCGTCCAGGTGATCGAGGCCGACTACCACCAGGGCCTACCGTTTCTGGTGATGGAGTACGTCGACGGCGGCAACCTCGCCCGGATGCTCCGGTCCATGCCCCAGCCGATCCGCTGGTCCGCGCGCCTGATCGAGACCCTGGCGAGGGCGATCCACGCCGCCCATCAGTCGGACATCGTGCACCGCGACCTCAACCCGTCCAACATCCTGATGACCCAGGACGGCGTCCCGAAGATCGGCGACTTCGGGCTCGCGAAATTCCTGATGAACGACGAGGGCCACTCCCAGTCCGGCAGGCTCCTGGGGACCCCCTCCTACATGGCCCCCGAGCAGCTCGCGGACGGCGGCAAGGGCGTCGGCCGGCATACCGACGTCTACGCGCTCGGGGCCGTCCTCTACGAGATGCTCACCGGCTCGCCGCCGTTCCGCGGCCTCTCCCCGATGGAGACCCTCTGCCAGGTGGCCGAAGGGGAGATCGTCCCCCCGTCCCGACTTCGGCACGGGCTCCCCGAGGACCTGGAGACGATCTGCCTGACATGCCTGGAACGCTCCCCCGCTAGCCGCTACGCCGACGCGAAGGCGCTGGCCGACGATCTCCGGCGGTTCCAGAACCGCCAGCCGATCCACGCCCGCCGCACCCCCGCGACGCGTCGCGCGATCCAGTGGGCCGCCCGCGAGCCGGTGGCCGCCGGGCTCCTGGCCCTCAGCTTCGTCCTGACGCTCGCCCTCCTCTTCGTCGCGGGGTTCTACAGCTCTCGAATCAGCCTGATCAACAACGAGCTGGTCCAGAAGGACCATCAACTCGACGGCCGAGATTACATTCATCAGGTCGTCAAGGGCCTGGCCGATTCGGGAAGCGAGATCGCCCTGCGAAAGCAGTACGACCACGAGCTGCGCCGGATCCACGAACACATCCGCAACGACCAGCCCGAGCTGGCGATCGAGGCGTTCGACCTCCTGCGACGCTCCCGGCCGCACCAGCCGGGCTTCGAGTGGCGGTACATCGACCGCCTGGTCCACCGCTCGATGAAAGTCCTCCAGGGCGAGACGGTCCACCGGGCCCCGGTCGCGCGCATCGCCCTCGGCCGCGAGGGCCGGACCCTGATCTCCGGCGACGAGGAGGGGCGGATCCTCGAATGGGACGTCGACGGGCGGTCCTCGCGGCCGTATCCCTCGATCAGCGGCAGGATGCCGGTCCGCGGGCTCGCGACGGCCGGCGACGTCCAGGGCCGCCCCGCCGTCGTCGCGTCCTTGCACGTCGATGAGGACGAGGCCGTCGTGAGCCTCTGGGACCCCCAAGGCCCCCACGACTCGTGGACCTTCCGCGAGCCGATCCGCGACGTCGCCGAGATCGGCTTCGCGCGCGGGGGCTCTCTCCTGGCCATCCGCTGCCGCCTGGGAGACTCCCCGACGTGGCGTATGCTCCTTTACTCGCAATCGGGCACGGATTGGCTCAAGGAGAGCGCGCTCGAATCGACCGACGCCCGCTGCGCCGCCTTCTCGCCGCGAGGGGACGCGATGGCCGTCGGCCTCGGCGACGGCTCCGTGCTCGTCCGAGGCCGATCCGATCAGGAGGACCTCGTCCTCCTGCCGCCGGAGCCCGCCCGCCCCACCACCCTCATCTTTTCCGAAGACGGGAACCAACTGGCGGGGGGCTGGGACGACGGCCGAGTCGTCGTCTGGGACGTCCGCTCCGGCGAGCCGACGAGGCTGCTGGACCGCCTCGAAGGCGTCCCGAGTCGGCTCGGCTTCTGCCTGGGCGGTCGGAGGCTCCTGGTTCTTGAAGGGACGCGTAAGCTGGCGCTCCACGCCCTCCAGGGCCCCCCGTCGCGTCAGGTCCTCCTGGCCTCGAACTCCGTCCCGACCCAGTTGATCGTCTCGCCCCAGGGCGACGCGGTCGTTGCGGGATACGAATCGGAGGGGGTGCGGATCTGGGACCTGAACGAGCCCTCCGCCCCCTCTCAACCGCTCAGCGCGCTGCAAACGCCCAACTGCCTCCTTTTCTCGCCGTCGGGCCGATCCGTCTACATGAGCTTCGATCAGGAATCGATCTTCGTCTGGTCGAAACCGACCGCCCCCCACCCTCGAATCGCCCTCGCGGGGCACGCCAAAGAAGCCTGGTCGCTCGCCTTCACCCCCGACGGGGCGATCCTGGCCTCGGGCGCGGACGACCGCCAGATCAAACTCTGGGACGTCGCCAGCGGGACCGAACTCGCGGCGATCGAGGCCCATTCCCAGACCGTGACGGGCCTGGCCTTCTCGCCCGACGGCCGGGAACTCGCGAGCGTGAGCCTGGACGGCTCGTGGAAGACCTGGCAGCTCGTCCGCGAAGGTCCGGAGCCCCTCCGGGCCCGCCTGGAGCCCGTCCGCATCCTGCGCGAACCCGGCCTGAGCCAGCTCCGTTGCGTGGCCTACTCGCCCGAAGGCGACCTGATCGCCGCCTCCGGGCTGGAGCCGGACATCCTGGTTCACAACGCCTCCGCTCCCTCCGCGACCAGGATCATCCCTGGAGCGCACGCGGAGATGATCACGGCCCTCACCTTCTCCAGAGGCCGCCCGAGCCAGCTCGCCAGCGCGAGCTGCGACAACTGGATACGGGTGTGGGACCCACGATCCGGCGAGCGAGCCGACGCCAAGCGGGGCAACGGCGTGCTGCTGGCCGTCGCCTACTCACCCTTCAACCCATCCTACCCGGCGCTCCTCGCAGCTAGCGGCGACCGACGCCGGATCTCCGTCTGGGACGTGAACACCTGGGAGGTCGGCGATCCCGTCCGCGGTCACCCCGCCTCGATCCGCTCCCTGGCCTTCTCCGACGACGGCGCGACCCTCGCCACGGGCTGCGACGACGGCGCGGTGCGGCTCTGCGACATGATCACCCGCCAGGTCGTCCTCACGCTGGAGGGGCATCACGACCGGATCAACGCCGTGGCCTTTTCGAAGGACGACGGCACGCTCGCCACCTGCAGTCACACCGGGGAGGTCTTCCTCTGGAAGGCGGGCCCGCCCTCGCCATGA